One window from the genome of Anolis sagrei isolate rAnoSag1 chromosome 4, rAnoSag1.mat, whole genome shotgun sequence encodes:
- the BTG2 gene encoding protein BTG2, whose amino-acid sequence MSQTQRWSGSCVTSCSRADMVPEIAAAVGFVSSLLRTRGCVSEQQLQVFSGALEEALTEHYKHHWFPEKPFKGSGYRCIRINHKMDPIISKAACQIGLSLQQLYQLLPSELTLWVDPYEVSYRIGEDGSICVLYEASSAPVSSYGMLTCKNQMMLGRTSPPKSYMMTVSS is encoded by the exons ATGAGCCAAACCCAGCGTTGGAGTGGGAGCTGCGTGACCAGCTGCAGCCGGGCGGACATGGTGCCCGAGATCGCCGCTGCCGTGGGCTTCGTGTCCAGCCTGCTCCGGACCCGAGGCTGCGTGAGCGAGCAGCAGCTCCAGGTGTTCAGCGGGGCTCTGGAAGAGGCGCTCACAg AACATTACAAACATCACTGGTTCCCTGAAAAACCCTTCAAAGGCTCTGGCTACCGCTGCATTCGTATCAACCACAAAATGGATCCCATCATCAGCAAGGCAGCCTGCCAGATTGGACTCAGCCTCCAGCAGCTCTATCAACTCCTGCCCAGTGAACTCACCCTGTGGGTGGACCCTTATGAGGTATCCTACCGCATTGGTGAGGACGGATCCATCTGTGTTCTCTATGAAGCGTCTTCGGCACCCGTGAGCTCCTATGGGATGCTCACCTGCAAAAACCAGATGATGCTGGGGCGCACCAGCCCTCCCAAAAGCTACATGATGACCGTTTCCAGCTAA